In the Shewanella sp. OMA3-2 genome, one interval contains:
- a CDS encoding AAA family ATPase, with protein MSHSAIKQLISQLEYVLLGKPLQIKLAVACILAKGHLLIEDLPGMGKTSLSHGIATSLGMSYQRIQFTSDMLPADILGVSIFDQNQQKFEFHKGPIFNQMLLADEINRASPKTQSALLEAMAEQQITQDAHTYSLPNPFFVIATQNPQDQSGTFPLPESQLDRFMMRISIGYPSAEAEMTMLKNQQHGHKRPPLQQCLTSAELIKLQTEVNQVSASDAVLKYLLALVELSRQQNQASGLSPRASLALLQAAKAWAVIEQRNYLVPEDIQAVFHAVAEHRISTHGQFQGKALSDTLLASVNPIL; from the coding sequence GTGTCCCATAGCGCAATCAAACAGCTAATCAGTCAACTTGAATATGTTTTGCTTGGCAAGCCCTTGCAGATAAAGTTAGCGGTTGCGTGTATTTTGGCCAAGGGACACCTGTTAATTGAAGATTTACCTGGCATGGGTAAAACCAGTTTATCCCATGGTATTGCCACCAGCTTAGGCATGAGTTACCAACGAATACAATTTACCAGTGATATGTTGCCTGCTGATATTCTAGGGGTATCCATTTTTGATCAAAACCAGCAAAAGTTTGAGTTTCATAAGGGGCCGATATTTAATCAAATGTTGCTTGCCGATGAAATCAATCGCGCCAGTCCTAAAACCCAAAGTGCGCTACTAGAAGCCATGGCGGAGCAACAGATTACTCAAGATGCTCACACCTACTCTTTGCCTAATCCGTTTTTTGTTATCGCCACCCAAAACCCACAGGATCAATCAGGTACATTTCCGCTGCCAGAGTCGCAATTAGACCGTTTTATGATGCGTATATCGATTGGCTACCCCAGCGCAGAAGCTGAAATGACCATGCTAAAAAACCAACAACACGGCCATAAACGTCCCCCATTACAGCAATGTTTAACCTCTGCAGAATTAATTAAGCTACAAACGGAAGTTAATCAGGTTTCGGCATCCGATGCGGTACTTAAATATCTATTAGCACTTGTCGAATTGTCTCGTCAACAAAACCAGGCCAGCGGGTTATCACCTCGGGCAAGCTTAGCCCTACTGCAAGCAGCAAAAGCCTGGGCAGTCATAGAACAACGCAATTATTTGGTGCCCGAAGATATTCAAGCGGTATTCCATGCTGTTGCAGAGCACAGAATAAGCACCCATGGACAGTTTCAAGGTAAAGCCTTGTCTGATACGCTTCTCGCCAGCGTTAATCCCATTCTTTAA
- a CDS encoding DUF58 domain-containing protein gives MRFIPNSVQKKWSRWISRRLPPQERVTLSHKGIFILPSAFGLAWLALIVLLYLFGTNYQNNLVIGLSLLLASVFHTCIIYSYKNLARLTFNAITPADAYAGQTHSFPIMLTGHSKQKYRDTTHQQICLQFSGQRHVRLQQTEDQSIATVQYAQPKRGLLTPGRIKVWSHFPLGLFKAWSYVDLDLHQVVFAQPLECDIRLTSQTSDANNDINHGKIRPGVDDYTGLRGYVTGESLKQVAWKQWAQGKGMLTKEFNEPEGSPVWLSLDDTQGQDLEQKLGKLCWQVNYLTQKNQVFGLILNNSTLGQSSGESHRIACQKAIAMYRPSFNMNAEPASGGDDAR, from the coding sequence ATGCGGTTTATTCCCAACTCTGTACAAAAAAAATGGTCCCGCTGGATAAGCCGTAGATTACCGCCACAAGAAAGAGTCACCCTAAGCCACAAGGGTATTTTTATTCTGCCTAGTGCGTTTGGTTTGGCTTGGTTAGCACTGATTGTCTTGCTGTACTTATTTGGCACCAACTACCAAAACAACTTGGTGATTGGGCTTAGCTTATTACTGGCCAGCGTTTTTCATACCTGTATTATATACAGTTACAAAAATCTAGCCAGGTTAACCTTTAACGCCATCACTCCTGCCGATGCTTACGCCGGACAAACACACTCCTTTCCGATAATGTTGACCGGGCATAGCAAACAAAAATACCGTGATACGACTCATCAACAAATCTGCCTGCAATTTAGTGGTCAGCGCCATGTGCGTCTGCAACAAACCGAAGATCAATCTATTGCTACTGTGCAATATGCTCAACCCAAGCGAGGTTTATTAACGCCCGGGCGGATTAAAGTTTGGTCACATTTTCCATTAGGGCTATTTAAAGCCTGGTCCTATGTTGATCTCGACTTACATCAGGTTGTTTTTGCACAACCACTGGAATGCGATATCCGCTTAACCAGTCAAACAAGTGATGCTAATAATGATATCAACCATGGTAAAATTCGCCCTGGGGTCGATGATTACACAGGGCTGCGCGGCTATGTAACAGGTGAGTCTTTAAAACAAGTGGCATGGAAACAATGGGCCCAGGGCAAAGGCATGTTAACTAAAGAGTTTAATGAACCCGAGGGCTCACCAGTTTGGTTATCACTTGATGATACCCAAGGCCAAGATTTAGAACAAAAACTGGGTAAACTTTGCTGGCAAGTTAACTATCTTACTCAAAAAAACCAAGTGTTTGGCTTAATATTAAATAACAGCACCTTAGGTCAAAGTAGTGGTGAAAGTCATCGAATAGCCTGCCAAAAAGCCATCGCTATGTACCGCCCAAGTTTTAATATGAATGCTGAACCCGCATCAGGAGGCGATGATGCACGATAA